The window CATTCAAGCGAATAATATCTCCCTTCCAGGTAATCCCATTGAAACAGATGAGGATAAATCATTAACTACTAGAATAATTAGCACGTTAACATCTGTCGAAGATATAAAAAAATTGGTAGTAACAGTTAATCCGTTGGATGGAACGGCAGTCACAATTGCAGATGTGGCGACTGTCGATTTAACGAAGCAAGAACAATTTTCTGAAACTAGAGCGAATGATGAACCGGCTGTTTTGTTATCTGTATTTCAAGAATCTAATGCTAATACAGCGAATGTCTCTACAGCTTTTCAAAATGAACTAGATAAGCAACTGGAAAAAGAAGCGTTCCAGGATGTCAACGCAAATATACTTTTCGATCAAGGGGACTATGTAAAAGTTGCCATTAATAATATTGGAACTACCCTAATTACGGGTGGGTTATTGGCGATGATTATTTTGTTTATATTCTTAAAAGGCATTAGAAGTCCAATTATTGTTGGAGCAGCAATCCCGTATTCCGTTATTGTAACGTTTGTTCTTATGTATTTTGCTGGGTTTTCGCTTAATATTATGACCTTAGGGGCACTAGCACTTGGCATTGGGATGCTTGTTGATAACTCCATCGTTGTTATAGAGAATATCGAAAGACATTTAGGATTAGGAAAGACACCTAAAGAAGCAGCAAGTATTGGTACGAAGGAGGTTGCTGGTGCTATTACTGCCTCAACTTTGACTACTATAGCTGTTTTTGTTCCTGTTCTATTTCTTTCTGGCTTAATAGGGCAGATATTTACCGAATTTGCACTTACGATTTCTTTTAGTTTGCTTGCTTCATTGGTAGTAGCTATAACTGTTATTCCAATGATGGCAAGTAAGTTACTGAAAAAGCCAAGAGGAAATCTGGAAGCTAAACGAAGAAGATCGAAAGCTTATAATAATTTTGAACGATCGATTAAGTGGACATTAGGTCATCGTGCAATGATTTTAATGATTACTGTTATTCTGTTAATTGTTTCCGTAATCGGTTTGCTCCGAGTTGGAACAGAATTTTTGCCAGCAACGGACGAAGGATTTGTCACTATTTCAGTAAATCTTGAAAAGGGCTCCTCTTTTACAGCGACAGATACAGTGGTGAATAAAGTAGAAGATATCCTACAAAAAGAAGAGGATATAGAAGTTTATGTGAGCTTTGTAGGAGGTAGTCAAGAAGGGCAGTCTAGAGGAAGCTCAAGTTCTAATACAGCTGAAATTTCAGTGAAGTTAAAAGCATTAGAGGATAGAAATCGTTCCGTTTTTACTTTTGTAGATGAAGTGCAGCCAAAAGTGGTAAAAGCTGTTGGAGATGATGCAGAAATTAATTTCAATGTGCAGACTGCTTCTGGTTCTTCACCAAATGTTGTGTCATTTACAGTGTCATCTAACGATAAGAGCATATTGGACGCAGCAGTAACTAACTTACAACAAGATTTAGGTAGCTTAGATGGAGTTGTCAAAGTTACAAATGACTTAAGCACTAAGATGGAAGAGGTCCAGATTAATGTCATTCGAGAGAAGGCTACAGAATATGGAATTGCTCCCGCCCAAATTGCGCAGACCGTAAATAATATGACGAGAGGGGTATTAACTTCTCAAATAATTGATAACAACGACAAAGTATTAGGCGTTTATGTGAAATATGATGAAATGTATCGAAGTAATTTGGAACAATTAAAGCAATTGCAATTACGTACTCCATCAGGTCAGTATATTGCACTACAAGAGGTTGCAAATGTGGAAATAGCAGAAGGGCCCATCGCAATTCGAAGTGTTGACCAAGCTAGTGCGGTGTCATTTTCAGTAAAATATGAGTCCATGTATTCACTTGGTGAAATGTCAGATTTAGTTGACGAGATTATACAGGATCAGAAATTTTCAGAGGATATTGCAATATCTTTTGGTGGTGACCGAGAATTATTGGATAACTCCAAGAATGATATGATATTGGCAGTATTACTGGCAGTAGTACTAGTATTTATTGTGATGGCAGCCCAGTTTGAATCATATAAATATCCTTTTGTTATTATGTTTACCGTTCCGCTTATAGTCATAGGTATTTTCATAGGACTCTTTACCACGAATTTGCCAATCAGTATTTCTGCCATAATTGGAATTTTGATATTGGTTGGAATTGTAGTAAACAATGGTATCGTCCTAGTCGATTATATTAATCAACGAAAAATGGATGGTATGTCTTCATACGAGGCAATTATTACATCTGTCCGTGATCGTGTTCGCCCCATATTGATGACTGCGTTGACGACAATATTAGGACTTGTGCCTTTAGCTTTAGGTATAGGAGAAGGTACTGAAATCAATCAGCCAATGGCTATAACTGTTATTGGGGGATTAGTAAGTTCTACTTTCCTCACTCTATACGTAGTTCCAATAATCTACAGTTTATTTGATAAAGAAACTAGAAAAAAAATATAAACGTAATATTCGGATAATTATTAGGGAGAGTCTTCAATTGGAGACTCTTTTTACGTATAATGGAAAAAAGGGGTGTTACACATGTCCATTGCTTTGATGACAGGATTTCCAGGATTTTTGGCAAAGAATATTATAAAAGAGTTAAGGCAGCAGAAAGCTTATTCAAAAATTTATGTACTTGTTCTACCTTCGCAGACAGGATTAGCAGAAAAAATGATTGAGGAAATTTATCAAGACCAATTACATACTCCATTAATTGAGATCGTAGAAGGAGATATAACCCTTCCAGAAGCCGGAATTCAAGAGGCTTTTCTTAAAAAGTTGCGAAACGATGTTGAATACGTTTGGCATCTTGCTGCTATTTATGATTTAGCTGTATCAAAAGAAATTGCCTGGAAAGTGAATGTCCATGGTACAGATATGTTTAATAAAGTAGTCACTCAGTTCTCCAAACTAAAACGATATGTATATTTTAGTACAGCATATGTGGCAGGTTTAAGAGAAGGTAAATTGTTAGAAACTGAATTAATTCGACCGGATGGGTTTAAAAATCATTATGAAGAAACGAAATATGAAGCAGAGTTACTTGTGGAAAAACTAAAAGAAACGATTCCAGTTACAATTATTCGACCTGGGATTGTAAGGGGTCATTCAGAAACTGGAGAAACGATTAAGTTTGATGGTCCTTATTTCTTTGTTAATATGATTTCAAAATTAAGGAAGTTGCCTATCATTCCGTATTTAGGTAAATCAAACTCATATATTAATGTTGTTCCAAGTGATTTTATAACTAAGGCATCAATCTATTGTTCCTTTAGTGACGAAGCGATTGGTCAAACTATACATTTAACCGATCCACAGCCTTATCCAGTTGAAGAGGTTTATAGAGCATTTGTGAAAGAAATTACCGGGAAGTTTCCAAAATGGAGACTCCCATTACCTATTGCAAAATCCTCTGTTGGATTGTATCCTGTTCGAAAATTTTTACAGGTAGAAAAAGAAACATTAGATTATTTAACTTGGAATGCTACATTTGATACGACAAATGCCGAATCCATTCTAGAAAAAGGAAAAATTTCATGTCCAGATTTTATACAATCTATTCCTTCTATGATCACATTTTATAATGCCCATAAGGACGATTCAGCATTTCATATTCCAATAAAGTAGTTATGAGTTTACAAAAGCTTTGAATATGTTATAATTAATTACATAATTAAATAGACTCTTGACTAACGTCAAAGGGGAGTAGCTATAGGGAAACCTATTTCATAGTCGTCATTACGTGGTATTGCCACCGGTTATGATAGCAATTTTATTATTTTTGCTTAGCAAGACCTTTGCCTTTTTAAAAGGCAGGGGTCTTTTTATATGCAAAAAGGAGGATTTTGATGGATACGTCAATATTATTGGAGTACGGATGGGTATTACTTGTGCTAGTAGGTTTAGAAGGTTTATTAGCAGCAGATAATGCAGTAGTAATGGCAGTAATGGTAAAACATTTGCCGAAAGCACAACAGAAAAAAGCGTTATTTTATGGTTTGTTAGGTGCGTTTGTATTTAGATTTTTAGCGTTATTTATGATCACTTTCTTAGTGAACATTTGGCAGGTTCAAGCACTTGGAGCGGCATACCTGTTATTCATATCGATTAAACATATTTATGATCAGCGGAAAACACCTGGGCCACACTTGGATGTTGAAGGTGTGGAACCTAAAAAAGGCTCTGGCTTTTGGATGACTGTTTTAAAAGTAGAACTTGCAGATATAGCATTTGCTATTGATTCTATGTTAGCTGCAGTTGCAATAGCTGTTACATTACCACATTTGGGAGAATTTGAAGTTGGTGGTATTAATGGTGGACAGTTCGCAGTAATGTTCTTAGGTGGAGTTATCGGTTTAGTAATTATGCGATTTGCTGCACATAAATTCGTTCAATTACTGGAGAAGATGCCTACATTAGAAACAGCAGCATTTTTAATCGTTGGATGGGTTGGGGTTAAACTTGCGGTTATGACATTATCTCACCCTGGTGTAGGAGTGTTAGATGAGCATTTCCCACATTCTACTCCATGGAAGTTAACTTTCTGGACCGTTTTACTTGTTATTGCTATTGGCGGTTACGTATTAGGGGTTATGAAAGAGAAAAAAACAGCGAAATAATTATAGGATAAGCGTAAAAAGATAGTTTTAACTATCTTTTTACGCTTATTTTTTTTACAATGAGATAATGATTACTCGGAATACCGAAAGGAATAAAAAAATGAAGAAGCCACAACTAAAAAAGAAATTGAAATTTACACCTGCTCAAGTCATTGTCACTTATTATTTCATTGCCATTGCTATTTCTGTTATACTTCTTCGTTTACCAGGAGTGCATAAACCTGGGGTTGAAGTAGCATTCATTGATAGTCTGTTTACCGCTGTGAGCGCTGTTTCCGTTACTGGTTTAACTGCGGTTAGTATTTTGGAAACTTACAGTGTATTTGGCTATTTCATGATTATTCTTATTTTACAACTTGGTGGAATTGGAATTATGTCGTTAGGGACATTTATCTGGTTGATAGCAGGAAAGAAGATTGGACTTCGTGAAAGGCAGTTAATAATGGTCGATCATAACCAATCCAACTTATCAGGAGTTGTTCATCTAATTAAAGAGATTGTTAAAATTCTGCTATTAGTTCAAATTATCGGTGCGATACTATTAACTTTATATTTTACAAAGTATTTTGATACGCTAGAACAAGCAGCAATACATGGAATATTCACATCTGTATCAGCAACAACTAATGCAGGGTTTGATATTACTGGACAATCATTATTTGCATACCATAATGATTATTTTGTGCAAACGATAACAAGTATATTAATCGTTTTTGGAGCAATAGGTTTTCCGGTTTTAATTGAAGTAAAAGAGTTTTTATCAAACAAAAACAAAAATTTCCGTTTTTCTTTATTTACAAAGTTAACAACCATTACATATGGAGTACTTCTGTTATTTGGAACAGTTATGATTTTTATATTAGAGCTTTTTCATTCCTTTAAGGGTATGCCATGGCATGAGAAGTTTTTTACCGCATTTTTTCATTCCGTATCCACACGCTCAGCGGGTTTAACGACTATGGATGTTACGTTATTTAGTGAGGGTACCAATTTTTTAATGAGTGTTCTAATGTTTATCGGAGCTTCTCCAAGTTCTGTCGGTGGTGGAATTCGTACTACAACTTTTGCCATTGCGCTCCTATTTTTAATCCATTTTTCAAGAGGAAAAGACAATATTCAAATATTTAATCGAGAAATTCACTTAATAGATGTTTATCGTTCATATGCTGTCATTATTCTTGCTTTAGTTATGGTTTTCACGGCTACACTGTTACTTTCCGTTACGGAGCCTGATGTACCAATTTCCTCTTTAATTTTTGAAATTACGTCAGCTTTCGGAACATGTGGTATGAGTCTCGGAATTACAGAGGATTTGTCAAATATAGGGAAAATAACAATTATGATTCTGATGTTTATAGGGCGAGTAGGTTTAATATCCTTCCTGTTTACTTTAGGAGGGAAACACAACAAAACAAAATATCATTACCCAAAAGAGCGTGTAATTATTGGGTAATATCAAAAGCCGAGCAATGGACTTATTGCTCGGTTATTTTTAAAGGAAAGTTTATAAAAATAGAGCGTGAACACTGGGTTCATAGTCCTTTAAAGAATTAAACGATACCGCTGATTTCCGTTTCAGGCTGGCGCTTTCCGCGGGGTGAGCGATGAACGATCACCGCCGCTTCGCGTTCGTTGTGATGTTACATCAGTCTCACTCATCCCGCCGGAGTCGACGATCTCCACTACAATCAATTATGTGAGTAAATACAAGAATTAGATTTAGCAAAGCCACACTACTTAGCGTTTTAGATGATAGGAAGGTGTAGTGAATGTATTATCATCCTGTAATCGCTGAAGCGACCAAAAATGTATCTTCGGGCGCTTATTCAATTAATAGGAAAGCATCTTTTCCCTAGTTATCCAAAAAGGCACTAACCTGTTTCTAAAAGTTGTAGGAGAGCGACGGAAAGATAAACTCCATAAGATTACCGAAAGAAGAGAGGCTGGTCGTGACGATAGTCACGACCAGCCTCTTCCTCAATTAAACCTGTAATAATATAGCAACCAGTCTATCCAAAGCACTTCGGAAAAAGATAGAAACAGGTTTTGAACTTAAAAGGCGTACTACGCTTTTCTTAATCATAGTTTTAAATCAACTAAATTTGGGAGGCAGTTATTTCATTAACAAAAGATAAATGAGGAGTCTCCGTTTTACCAAATGTAGTTAACAAATATCCTTCTTTTTTCTCAATAGTTCCTTGCATAAATGCATCTACATCAATAGAAATAGGTGTGATAAATGTTTGTTTATACAATTCTCGCTCATTCAACTGTAATGTAGTAAATGATTCTCCAGCTAGACTCGGATCCTCTAGTAATAATTTGTACATTTTAGATTGTTCTTCCTTACTAAGATCATTATTCCACCAAGGCTTTCGAGGCTGGAACTTTTGTTTTGATAAATAATCCAACTTCATAACACTTCGAATAGTTGGTAATGAAATATTATCTAGACTTTCTAAGAAAGCATAGAGTCTAGTATATAAATCCTCTAGTTGATGACCGATTTTAGACCAGTTTCGCTCTTCCCAGAATGTGCCGAACTGTTGGAAAAAATCGAACGGAGTTTCAAATACATGTTCGAATAAATACTCGAGTGTGCTATCCATCCGGTGTGCATTCCAATATTTCTCTAAAACATCTTCTACTTGTTTAATACGTAAAATATCATCAAAGTTTAATACATTATTAGAGAATATTTCGTATGGGGCTTGATCTACATATACGTAGCCATATTTTTTAGCTTCAACGCGTAGACCAGTTCCACGTAGTAATTTTAAAAATCCTAACTGAAGTTCCTCAGGACGCATCTCAAAAACCTCATTAAATGTATTTCTAAAAGAAGAATAATCCTCTTCTGGAAGACCGGCGATTAAATCTAGATGTTGATCAATCTTTCCGCCATTCTTAACCATCGTTACAGTTCGTTTCAGTTTTTCAAAGTTTTGGCGACGTTGAACAAGTTCATTTGTTAAATCGTTTGTAGATTGAACGCCTATTTCAAATCGGAATAATCCCGCAGGAGCATTTTCGTTTAAAAATTGAATAACTTCAGGGCGCATTATATCTGCTGTGATTTCAAATTGAAAAACTACTCCAGGTTGATGCTCATCTATTAGAAATTGAAACATTTCCATTGCATAACTTCGACTAATATTGAATGTTCGATCCACAAATTTAATAATTTTGGCGCCATTTTCCATCAAGAAACGAATGTCGTCTTTTACTTTATCCCGATTAAAATATCGTACGCCAACTTCTATAGAAGATAAGCAAAATTGACAAGAAAACGGGCAACCTCTACTTGTTTCCACATAGACGATACGTTTCGATAGATCAGGGAGATCCTCTTCAAAACGGTAAGGGGAGGGGGATAATCTTAAATCGAGTTTTGGTGGTAGCGGATTTAGTATAAATTTGTCATCTTGTACATAAGCTAAACCAGGAACCTTTTTTATCATTTGTTTCTTTGATAAAAAATCTAGCAAATCTTTAAACGATTGTTCCCCTTCGCCAACGATTACGTAGTCGATTTCTTTTACTTGTCGTAACCAGATATTTGTATCATAGGAAACTTCAGGACCTCCTAAAACGACAACAACGGATGGATCGACAGTTTTTAGCATTTTAATTACTTTTATCGTTTCTTCAATGTTCCAAATGTAGCAGCTAAAACCAACAACATTAGGCTTCTTTTGATAAAGATCGGCAACAATATTAAAAGTAGGATCTTTTATTGTGTACTCTACTATAGAGGGGTGATACTCGGGTTCTGCGTAAGCTTTTAAACAGCGTAGTGCTAAATTAGTGTGAATAAACTTCGCATTCAAAGTGGTCAATATTATATTCATGATTCATAAACTCCTTTTTGTATTTCTATTGTATCAGTCAATAATCCCGTCTACAATATAGGTCATAAGAATTATGTCAATCTATTCAATTATGTGGAATAATCAGAATAAATAAACAAATTTAAGCTAATCATATTTATAATTTGATGTAAGTAATTTTCAGAAAGGCTGGTGTATTGCTTGTATACAAAATACGAGTATAAGGAAAAGTTTGAACATATATTTCAGCTTTTTTCAAGTGGACTTATTTTTATTAATGACAAAGGAATAATTTTAGATTTGAATTCATATGCCGAAAAAATTCTGCACATAAACAAAAGCGACTTCATTGGCATGAATGCTCAACATCTATATAGTTTGTTCAATGAGACTCTTGAAGCAAAAGATAGCTTTTTAGAAAAACTTCTCAACGACGGATATTTGGAGACTCATGTTGAATTTCAAACTTTTGTAGGTGAATATAAATATGTACATCTAGTAATTTCAAAACAAAACGATAGTGGTTTATATTTGGTTGAGATAAAGGATGAATCAGAAAAAATCTATATGAAGAAAAGACTCGATCAGTCGGAATCACTTCGCACATTAGGACAACTAGCAGCAGGTATAGCCCATGAAATTCGAAATCCTATGACATCATTAAAAGGATTTACACAACTATTAACTCAAAATGCAACAGAAGATGCAAAGCGATACTTAACTGTTATAAATGACGAAATAAATAAAATGGAAGAAATCCTCACTCAATTTTTAGAACTCTCAAAGCCGAGTAAATCCAAGTTTACTGTCATAAATGTAGAAGATACAATTTTAGAAGTTGTCAATTTTATGGCTCCTCAAGCATTATTAAAATCAATTAATCTTAATGTTACTAGTCAAATAAACAAAGAGTGTCAAGTTTCTGGAGATAGTCAATTATTGAAGCAGGTATTTATAAATGCCATTAAAAATGGGATAGAAGCAATGCCTAACGGTGGAAATATCCACATTACTATTTCAAATAAGCTTGGAAACTTTGTTAGTATTTCTGTGAGTGATCAAGGACATGGGATTGAGGATGAACATATCAATAAAATTTTCCAACCATTTTTTACTACTAAACCAACTGGGACAGGTCTTGGATTATCACATGTCTACAAAGTTATAGAAGAACATGGTGGAAATATAGAGATTAAGAGTTTAGTTGGGGAAGGTACTACTTTCGATTTTATCCTTCCGTGCCAAAATAGTTTGTGAAGCTTTTTGACAATACAAACCATGGACCTATATAATAGTGGGTAATGTATTTTATATAGGTGAGGATGACGTAATATGACAGCTGAAAAACAAAACAGTGCATTAAAACTATTTATTGTATTGTCACGTGCCCACAAAGTAATTCATGAAAGTTCCAATCAGTTCTTTCAAGAAAATGGTTTAAATCCAACGGAATTCGCTGTGTTAGAGCTTTTATATCATAAAGGTAAACAACCACTACAGCAAATTGGCAATAAGATTTTATTGGCAAGTGGTTCTATCACATATGTTGTTGATAAACTAGAGGGACGAGGATACGTTAGACGAGTATCGAGTCCAACTGATAGACGTGTGACCTTTGCAGAAATTTCTGAAGAAGGTACAAAGTTTATGGATGAGTTATTTCCACGTCATGAGGAACAATTGATCAGACTCATGGATGCATTGCCAGAAAACGAGAAACTAGAAGCAATTGAACTCCTAAAAAAACTAGGTCTATCTATTAAAAACTTATCTTATTAATAATAGAAACTTCGAGCCTTGCAAATGGGATCGAAGTTTTTATTTATTCTTATAGCAAAATAAGTGTCTATCCAATAAAGAAAAAGAGATGCGCCCGAAATTGTATTTTCGGGTGCTTATTATATGAGAGAAAAATCGCTTCTCTAATTATCCAAGAATGCACTAACCTGATTCTAAAAGTTTTAGACGGGCGACGGGCAGTAAAATCCCATAAGATAACCGAAAAAAGAGAGGCAGGTCGTGACGTCAGTCACGACCTGCCTCTCAAAAAAATAAGTCGGTAATAAAAATCTGTCTTTAAAGGGTCTTGATCTTTTCTTATTTCGCTTTAATTGTTTCTGCCATCTGTACAAATGTTTCGAGGGCAGGAGAATCAACTGTGTCGAATACTGTTAGTTTAACAATGAGTCCTTCTCGTTCAAACACATAACCTGAAACCTTACCTTCAGGTGTATCAATCTGATGAGAGGAAGTATTTTCTATAAAATCTTTAGTAGGAATTAGGTTTTTATCTTTAATTTCAGTAACTGTTGCAGATTCATTGGATGCTTGTAAAGTAGCAATTAAATTTTCTTTAATTACTTCGATAGTTGCTTCATCTGCAGAGAAAGTTTCGATTCGCATTGACTGT is drawn from Psychrobacillus sp. INOP01 and contains these coding sequences:
- a CDS encoding B12-binding domain-containing radical SAM protein, producing the protein MNIILTTLNAKFIHTNLALRCLKAYAEPEYHPSIVEYTIKDPTFNIVADLYQKKPNVVGFSCYIWNIEETIKVIKMLKTVDPSVVVVLGGPEVSYDTNIWLRQVKEIDYVIVGEGEQSFKDLLDFLSKKQMIKKVPGLAYVQDDKFILNPLPPKLDLRLSPSPYRFEEDLPDLSKRIVYVETSRGCPFSCQFCLSSIEVGVRYFNRDKVKDDIRFLMENGAKIIKFVDRTFNISRSYAMEMFQFLIDEHQPGVVFQFEITADIMRPEVIQFLNENAPAGLFRFEIGVQSTNDLTNELVQRRQNFEKLKRTVTMVKNGGKIDQHLDLIAGLPEEDYSSFRNTFNEVFEMRPEELQLGFLKLLRGTGLRVEAKKYGYVYVDQAPYEIFSNNVLNFDDILRIKQVEDVLEKYWNAHRMDSTLEYLFEHVFETPFDFFQQFGTFWEERNWSKIGHQLEDLYTRLYAFLESLDNISLPTIRSVMKLDYLSKQKFQPRKPWWNNDLSKEEQSKMYKLLLEDPSLAGESFTTLQLNERELYKQTFITPISIDVDAFMQGTIEKKEGYLLTTFGKTETPHLSFVNEITASQI
- a CDS encoding ATP-binding protein; its protein translation is MYTKYEYKEKFEHIFQLFSSGLIFINDKGIILDLNSYAEKILHINKSDFIGMNAQHLYSLFNETLEAKDSFLEKLLNDGYLETHVEFQTFVGEYKYVHLVISKQNDSGLYLVEIKDESEKIYMKKRLDQSESLRTLGQLAAGIAHEIRNPMTSLKGFTQLLTQNATEDAKRYLTVINDEINKMEEILTQFLELSKPSKSKFTVINVEDTILEVVNFMAPQALLKSINLNVTSQINKECQVSGDSQLLKQVFINAIKNGIEAMPNGGNIHITISNKLGNFVSISVSDQGHGIEDEHINKIFQPFFTTKPTGTGLGLSHVYKVIEEHGGNIEIKSLVGEGTTFDFILPCQNSL
- a CDS encoding efflux RND transporter permease subunit yields the protein MKISDFSIKRPVFTTVIMFLVIILGGVSFFKIPVTLIPDLNPPIAVVVTNYQGASPIEVDEKITKPLESSLSTLPGIESVNSTSQEGANFILLEFDWSTDMDAIQLDVMQRIDITPLPDGADKPRFLKFDPAQFPVIQLSLNTKDSKTDIQQIAKQLEKELLRTEGVASVNVSGSLVEEVQILLDQEKLKNKGLTQTDIVQVIQANNISLPGNPIETDEDKSLTTRIISTLTSVEDIKKLVVTVNPLDGTAVTIADVATVDLTKQEQFSETRANDEPAVLLSVFQESNANTANVSTAFQNELDKQLEKEAFQDVNANILFDQGDYVKVAINNIGTTLITGGLLAMIILFIFLKGIRSPIIVGAAIPYSVIVTFVLMYFAGFSLNIMTLGALALGIGMLVDNSIVVIENIERHLGLGKTPKEAASIGTKEVAGAITASTLTTIAVFVPVLFLSGLIGQIFTEFALTISFSLLASLVVAITVIPMMASKLLKKPRGNLEAKRRRSKAYNNFERSIKWTLGHRAMILMITVILLIVSVIGLLRVGTEFLPATDEGFVTISVNLEKGSSFTATDTVVNKVEDILQKEEDIEVYVSFVGGSQEGQSRGSSSSNTAEISVKLKALEDRNRSVFTFVDEVQPKVVKAVGDDAEINFNVQTASGSSPNVVSFTVSSNDKSILDAAVTNLQQDLGSLDGVVKVTNDLSTKMEEVQINVIREKATEYGIAPAQIAQTVNNMTRGVLTSQIIDNNDKVLGVYVKYDEMYRSNLEQLKQLQLRTPSGQYIALQEVANVEIAEGPIAIRSVDQASAVSFSVKYESMYSLGEMSDLVDEIIQDQKFSEDIAISFGGDRELLDNSKNDMILAVLLAVVLVFIVMAAQFESYKYPFVIMFTVPLIVIGIFIGLFTTNLPISISAIIGILILVGIVVNNGIVLVDYINQRKMDGMSSYEAIITSVRDRVRPILMTALTTILGLVPLALGIGEGTEINQPMAITVIGGLVSSTFLTLYVVPIIYSLFDKETRKKI
- a CDS encoding MarR family winged helix-turn-helix transcriptional regulator produces the protein MTAEKQNSALKLFIVLSRAHKVIHESSNQFFQENGLNPTEFAVLELLYHKGKQPLQQIGNKILLASGSITYVVDKLEGRGYVRRVSSPTDRRVTFAEISEEGTKFMDELFPRHEEQLIRLMDALPENEKLEAIELLKKLGLSIKNLSY
- a CDS encoding SDR family oxidoreductase; this encodes MSIALMTGFPGFLAKNIIKELRQQKAYSKIYVLVLPSQTGLAEKMIEEIYQDQLHTPLIEIVEGDITLPEAGIQEAFLKKLRNDVEYVWHLAAIYDLAVSKEIAWKVNVHGTDMFNKVVTQFSKLKRYVYFSTAYVAGLREGKLLETELIRPDGFKNHYEETKYEAELLVEKLKETIPVTIIRPGIVRGHSETGETIKFDGPYFFVNMISKLRKLPIIPYLGKSNSYINVVPSDFITKASIYCSFSDEAIGQTIHLTDPQPYPVEEVYRAFVKEITGKFPKWRLPLPIAKSSVGLYPVRKFLQVEKETLDYLTWNATFDTTNAESILEKGKISCPDFIQSIPSMITFYNAHKDDSAFHIPIK
- a CDS encoding TrkH family potassium uptake protein, producing MITRNTERNKKMKKPQLKKKLKFTPAQVIVTYYFIAIAISVILLRLPGVHKPGVEVAFIDSLFTAVSAVSVTGLTAVSILETYSVFGYFMIILILQLGGIGIMSLGTFIWLIAGKKIGLRERQLIMVDHNQSNLSGVVHLIKEIVKILLLVQIIGAILLTLYFTKYFDTLEQAAIHGIFTSVSATTNAGFDITGQSLFAYHNDYFVQTITSILIVFGAIGFPVLIEVKEFLSNKNKNFRFSLFTKLTTITYGVLLLFGTVMIFILELFHSFKGMPWHEKFFTAFFHSVSTRSAGLTTMDVTLFSEGTNFLMSVLMFIGASPSSVGGGIRTTTFAIALLFLIHFSRGKDNIQIFNREIHLIDVYRSYAVIILALVMVFTATLLLSVTEPDVPISSLIFEITSAFGTCGMSLGITEDLSNIGKITIMILMFIGRVGLISFLFTLGGKHNKTKYHYPKERVIIG
- a CDS encoding TerC family protein, whose protein sequence is MDTSILLEYGWVLLVLVGLEGLLAADNAVVMAVMVKHLPKAQQKKALFYGLLGAFVFRFLALFMITFLVNIWQVQALGAAYLLFISIKHIYDQRKTPGPHLDVEGVEPKKGSGFWMTVLKVELADIAFAIDSMLAAVAIAVTLPHLGEFEVGGINGGQFAVMFLGGVIGLVIMRFAAHKFVQLLEKMPTLETAAFLIVGWVGVKLAVMTLSHPGVGVLDEHFPHSTPWKLTFWTVLLVIAIGGYVLGVMKEKKTAK